In Chryseobacterium gleum, a single genomic region encodes these proteins:
- a CDS encoding M17 family metallopeptidase: protein MKLINKKNKNYTQIFQLFTEEEWTKTSKNFNKNISTFFTGKKYEVFVNAHEKGITYFIGLGKSALQNFEIQQVAAKFSQTYKEKLQAVPTLALADFINEKQFEEFVKGLLAGTYNYPFDKKHTFWNAKFELHFENLSQKKLDHISQKTEALINGQTACQDWLNKPANLKKPDILSAYLKNLAKKYDLKYTAFNRKKCEELGLGAYLSVNQGSAYDAAFTILEYKTTVKNAKTFGLVGKCILFDTGGISIKSSANLHYMKSDMGGATAVLGTLIYAAEMKLPVNIIAVLPITDNAVSEKALLPSDVITAYNGKTIEVLDTDAEGRLILADGLSYLAKNYKTDFLIDLATLTGSSVRMFGDTCAAMFSNNEELKNHLIKTGDQTNQRVWNLPLWEVWKDDIQSDVADMKNISLKPVGDCIIAAKFLEQFIENHPKWAHLDIAGVAFGNVGYAKEKAATGFGVQLLVNLIENYH, encoded by the coding sequence ATGAAATTAATCAATAAAAAAAACAAAAACTACACTCAGATTTTTCAATTATTTACAGAGGAAGAGTGGACGAAAACAAGCAAAAATTTCAATAAAAACATTTCCACTTTTTTCACAGGAAAGAAGTATGAAGTTTTTGTCAATGCTCATGAAAAAGGAATCACTTATTTTATCGGACTGGGAAAATCTGCCTTACAAAATTTCGAGATCCAGCAGGTTGCAGCAAAATTTTCACAAACCTATAAAGAAAAGCTTCAGGCAGTTCCTACGTTGGCACTGGCTGATTTCATCAATGAGAAACAATTTGAGGAATTTGTAAAAGGGCTTCTGGCCGGAACTTACAACTACCCTTTTGATAAAAAACACACTTTCTGGAATGCAAAATTTGAATTGCATTTTGAAAATTTAAGTCAGAAAAAACTAGACCATATCAGCCAGAAAACAGAAGCATTGATTAATGGACAGACTGCCTGCCAGGACTGGCTCAACAAACCGGCCAATCTGAAAAAACCGGATATATTAAGTGCATACCTGAAAAATCTCGCTAAAAAATATGATCTGAAATATACAGCATTCAACAGAAAAAAATGTGAAGAGCTCGGATTAGGCGCCTATCTTTCTGTCAACCAGGGAAGTGCTTATGATGCTGCATTTACGATTCTGGAATATAAAACTACCGTTAAAAACGCAAAAACTTTCGGGCTGGTAGGAAAATGCATATTGTTTGACACCGGAGGTATATCCATAAAAAGCTCAGCCAATCTGCATTATATGAAATCTGATATGGGAGGTGCTACAGCAGTATTGGGAACGTTGATCTATGCTGCTGAAATGAAACTTCCTGTGAACATTATTGCTGTTCTGCCTATTACAGACAATGCTGTTTCTGAAAAGGCTCTTCTTCCAAGTGATGTGATTACAGCTTATAACGGAAAAACCATTGAAGTTCTTGATACTGATGCGGAAGGCAGATTAATTCTTGCAGACGGACTATCTTATCTGGCTAAAAACTACAAAACAGATTTCCTTATTGATCTGGCTACTTTAACGGGAAGTTCTGTCAGAATGTTCGGAGATACCTGTGCCGCCATGTTCTCCAATAATGAGGAACTGAAAAACCATCTGATAAAAACCGGTGATCAAACCAATCAGAGGGTATGGAATCTGCCTTTGTGGGAGGTCTGGAAAGACGATATACAGTCTGATGTGGCGGATATGAAAAACATTTCCCTGAAGCCGGTTGGAGACTGTATTATTGCCGCTAAATTTTTAGAGCAATTCATTGAAAACCACCCTAAATGGGCGCATCTGGACATTGCCGGAGTAGCTTTTGGAAATGTGGGTTATGCCAAAGAAAAAGCAGCCACCGGTTTTGGGGTTCAACTTCTGGTGAATTTAATTGAAAATTATCACTAA
- a CDS encoding ATP-grasp domain-containing protein — protein MEKKTIVCISCYYKGYDFMDEMKKLGNKVILVTSENLKEKNWPWHAIDEVFYMPELKPSVWNLEHLIQGFSHLMKTRKVDAVVALDDYDVEKAALIRETFRIPGMGQTTHRYFRDKLAMRQKAKDSGISVPEFTAVFNDHEVDEFTDRVPAPWVLKPRSEASASGIKKITSKEQLLEALETLGEERHLFLLESFKPGDVYHVDSLTFNKKIVFTSASKYLAPPMQVSHEGGVFRSKTLGRYSEEFKALEEINARVLSNFGLVNGATHTEFIRGREDGKWYFLETSSRVGGAHIPDLVEASSNINIWREWAKIEDALLRGNDYHVSPPTGYYSGLIVALIKDKEPDYSNFECEEVVKFLPIDYHVGIVYKSGDASVVQDRLDSAAEIIHADMLNILPPKSNKLSS, from the coding sequence ATGGAGAAGAAAACGATCGTATGTATTTCGTGCTATTACAAAGGGTATGATTTTATGGACGAGATGAAGAAGCTCGGCAATAAAGTTATTCTGGTAACCTCTGAAAACCTCAAAGAGAAAAACTGGCCATGGCACGCTATTGATGAGGTATTTTACATGCCTGAGCTTAAACCATCCGTATGGAATCTGGAACATCTTATCCAGGGATTTTCCCATCTGATGAAGACCCGCAAAGTAGATGCTGTAGTGGCTCTGGATGATTATGACGTTGAAAAAGCTGCATTAATCAGAGAAACATTCCGTATTCCGGGAATGGGACAGACTACACACCGATATTTCCGGGACAAACTGGCAATGCGGCAGAAAGCAAAAGATTCCGGGATCAGCGTTCCCGAATTTACTGCTGTATTCAATGATCATGAAGTGGACGAATTTACAGACCGTGTTCCTGCTCCATGGGTACTAAAGCCGCGCTCTGAAGCATCAGCATCCGGCATTAAGAAAATAACTTCCAAAGAACAGCTTCTTGAAGCCCTGGAAACACTGGGTGAAGAACGCCATCTTTTCTTACTGGAAAGTTTTAAACCCGGAGATGTTTATCATGTGGACAGCCTTACTTTTAATAAAAAAATCGTATTCACCTCTGCATCAAAATATCTGGCCCCTCCAATGCAGGTTTCTCATGAAGGCGGCGTTTTCAGATCTAAAACTTTAGGAAGGTATTCTGAAGAATTTAAAGCATTGGAAGAAATAAATGCCAGGGTCCTTTCCAACTTCGGACTTGTCAACGGAGCCACCCACACAGAATTTATCCGTGGAAGAGAAGACGGAAAATGGTATTTCCTGGAAACCTCTTCCAGAGTTGGCGGTGCTCATATTCCGGATCTGGTAGAAGCATCAAGTAACATCAATATATGGAGAGAATGGGCTAAAATTGAAGATGCTCTTCTGAGAGGTAATGATTACCATGTTTCACCACCCACAGGATATTATTCAGGTCTGATTGTCGCCCTGATTAAAGATAAAGAACCTGACTACAGCAACTTTGAATGTGAAGAAGTGGTCAAGTTCCTTCCCATAGATTATCATGTCGGGATTGTTTATAAATCCGGAGATGCTTCTGTTGTGCAGGACAGACTTGATTCTGCAGCAGAAATAATTCATGCAGATATGCTGAATATCCTTCCTCCTAAAAGCAATAAATTGAGTTCTTAA
- a CDS encoding alpha/beta hydrolase-fold protein: MPHIEHTEYYSNILGISLKVEVTGHYGYPIIMFPTSQGQYTQNHDFHLNGSINWFIEQGKVKLYNVQTIDSWSFYDDKISPQQRIRNYERYVQFLIQEFVPYIQKLHKTHRVAVAGASFGGYHAANFAFRFPDVVSHLFCLSGAFSIRNFMDGYSDDLVYFNCPREFVRNDEAWKYKHMHIILSTSDQDICKDKNVEMADILRMKGIDFWYDERKWIGHDWPLWRMVFPTFIGAFFS; the protein is encoded by the coding sequence ATGCCTCACATAGAACATACAGAATATTATTCAAATATACTGGGAATTAGTCTCAAGGTAGAAGTAACCGGGCATTACGGCTACCCTATCATTATGTTCCCTACTTCCCAGGGACAGTATACCCAGAATCATGATTTTCATCTTAACGGAAGTATCAACTGGTTTATAGAACAGGGAAAGGTAAAGCTTTACAATGTGCAGACCATTGACAGCTGGAGCTTTTATGATGATAAGATATCTCCACAGCAAAGAATAAGGAATTATGAACGGTATGTACAGTTTCTGATCCAGGAATTTGTGCCTTATATCCAAAAACTACACAAAACACATCGTGTGGCAGTTGCCGGAGCGAGCTTCGGAGGATATCATGCTGCTAATTTTGCTTTCAGATTTCCGGATGTAGTTTCTCATTTGTTTTGCCTTTCGGGAGCATTTAGTATCAGAAACTTTATGGACGGTTATTCTGATGATCTGGTATATTTCAACTGCCCAAGGGAGTTTGTCCGAAATGACGAGGCCTGGAAATACAAACATATGCATATTATACTGAGCACATCAGATCAGGATATCTGCAAGGATAAAAATGTTGAAATGGCTGATATTCTCAGGATGAAAGGCATAGACTTCTGGTATGATGAAAGAAAATGGATCGGCCACGACTGGCCTTTGTGGAGAATGGTCTTCCCTACTTTCATAGGAGCTTTTTTCTCTTAA
- a CDS encoding ATP-grasp domain-containing protein: protein MTKKVGILFGMEDTFPWAFIDKVNELGGGDIIAEPVIIDKLEQGADYGYAVIIDRISQDVPFYRAYLKNAALNGTYVINNPFWWSADEKFFNNALMSKLGIPLPKTVLLPSHERPDNTSETSFRNLKFPHDWEYIFNYVGFPAYMKPHDGGGWKNVYRVENPDDLWNKLGETEQLVMMVQEEIIFDDYYRVYCLGRKYVHIMPYEPRNAPHLRYATTHKTEGKELEKLLKTIHDYTITMNEALGYDFNTVEFAVRDGIPYAIDFCNPAPDADRNSVGEENFAWIIEHAAKLAIEKAKEYVPGKPNIAWGTFVKDSIK from the coding sequence ATGACAAAAAAAGTAGGAATTCTTTTCGGTATGGAAGACACTTTTCCCTGGGCATTTATAGATAAAGTGAATGAACTGGGAGGTGGAGATATCATAGCTGAACCTGTTATTATAGATAAACTGGAACAAGGTGCAGATTATGGCTATGCAGTAATTATCGACAGAATTTCACAGGACGTTCCCTTTTACAGAGCGTATTTAAAAAACGCTGCGCTTAACGGCACCTATGTGATTAACAACCCTTTCTGGTGGAGCGCTGACGAGAAATTTTTCAACAATGCCCTGATGTCCAAACTCGGAATTCCACTTCCTAAAACAGTTTTGCTTCCATCCCATGAAAGACCGGATAATACTTCGGAAACTTCATTCAGAAACCTGAAATTTCCACATGACTGGGAGTACATCTTCAATTACGTAGGATTTCCTGCTTATATGAAGCCTCATGACGGAGGGGGCTGGAAAAACGTTTACAGAGTGGAAAATCCTGATGATCTCTGGAATAAATTAGGGGAAACGGAACAGCTGGTCATGATGGTTCAGGAAGAAATTATCTTTGATGATTATTACAGGGTTTACTGCCTGGGCAGAAAGTATGTTCATATCATGCCTTATGAGCCAAGAAACGCACCGCATTTAAGATACGCCACCACCCATAAAACAGAAGGAAAGGAGCTTGAAAAACTCCTGAAAACCATCCATGATTATACCATTACTATGAATGAAGCCCTGGGATATGACTTCAACACCGTAGAATTTGCGGTAAGAGACGGTATCCCTTATGCGATTGATTTCTGTAATCCCGCCCCTGACGCAGACAGAAATTCTGTAGGGGAAGAAAACTTTGCATGGATCATTGAACACGCGGCAAAACTGGCAATAGAAAAAGCTAAAGAATATGTTCCGGGAAAACCCAATATTGCCTGGGGAACCTTTGTGAAAGATTCCATTAAATAA
- a CDS encoding carboxylate-amine ligase encodes MHHQFTIGIEEEYQIIDVESRDLVSHVSKIIEGGKAVLSENLKHEMHESMIEMETGICQNIQEARAELTNLRRHLINIAHEQGLRVSGGGTHPFSHWSENNITQGERYIKIVDDMGDVARENLIFGLHVHIGIPNREEGVRIQNVMRYFLPHVYALSTNSPFWIGRYTGFKSYRQEIFVKFPRTGIPSYFNSLAEFDSYVDLLVKTGTIDNAKKIWWDLRVHPFYPTIEFRICDMPLRIDETVCLAAIMQSLVAKIYKLHQQNLSFRSYRRLLLNENKWRASKSGIEAHLIDFGKEESVPYPHLLKELLEFIDDVVDDLGCRKEVEYAWKILENGTGADRQLQIFKETGDLTKVVDYMISETEYGITHGEPAS; translated from the coding sequence ATGCATCATCAGTTTACTATTGGAATTGAAGAAGAATATCAGATCATTGATGTGGAAAGCAGAGATCTGGTTTCTCACGTTTCAAAAATCATTGAAGGCGGCAAAGCGGTTTTAAGTGAAAATTTAAAGCACGAAATGCACGAATCCATGATTGAAATGGAAACGGGAATCTGCCAGAATATTCAGGAAGCCAGAGCTGAATTAACGAATTTAAGACGTCATCTTATCAATATTGCCCATGAACAGGGACTACGAGTTTCCGGAGGAGGCACCCACCCGTTCTCTCATTGGTCGGAAAATAATATTACTCAGGGAGAAAGATATATTAAAATCGTTGATGATATGGGAGATGTAGCCCGTGAAAATCTTATTTTCGGGCTACATGTTCATATTGGAATTCCCAACCGTGAAGAAGGGGTGAGAATTCAGAATGTGATGCGTTATTTTCTTCCTCATGTGTACGCTCTTTCTACCAATTCACCTTTCTGGATCGGAAGGTATACAGGTTTTAAATCTTATCGTCAGGAAATTTTCGTAAAATTCCCCAGAACAGGTATTCCGAGTTATTTTAACTCTCTGGCGGAATTCGACAGCTATGTAGATCTTCTGGTAAAAACAGGAACTATAGACAATGCCAAGAAAATCTGGTGGGATTTACGGGTACATCCGTTTTATCCTACTATTGAGTTCAGAATCTGTGACATGCCTTTGAGGATAGATGAAACCGTATGTCTGGCAGCCATTATGCAGAGTCTTGTAGCTAAAATATATAAACTTCACCAGCAAAACCTGAGCTTCAGAAGCTACAGAAGACTGCTGCTGAACGAAAATAAATGGCGTGCCTCGAAAAGCGGTATTGAAGCCCATCTTATCGATTTTGGGAAAGAAGAATCTGTTCCTTATCCTCATTTATTGAAAGAGCTTTTAGAATTTATTGATGATGTGGTAGACGATTTAGGATGCCGTAAGGAAGTTGAATATGCCTGGAAAATCCTTGAAAACGGAACCGGTGCAGACAGACAGCTTCAGATCTTTAAGGAAACAGGTGATCTCACGAAAGTCGTTGATTATATGATCTCTGAAACAGAGTACGGTATAACTCATGGTGAGCCGGCTTCATAA
- a CDS encoding type 1 glutamine amidotransferase, whose protein sequence is MKDIRIALLDMNNNHANQGFRNIKEISETFQQNSEENVVIKTFDVRYKDEMPEIGDFDIFISSGGPGNPHREGLAWEDRYADFLDAVFEHNKYHDDKKYLFLICHSFQLASIHWNLGNICKRKSYSFGVMPVHKTEEGKDEFLFKNLQDPFYAVDSRAYQFIEPDHNRFEELGMTIMAIEKFRPHINLERAVMAVRFSEEIFGTQFHPEANPESLIENLKDEKNREAMIENFGMEKYLETMDRIDDEDKIILTRHQILPRFLQFARKNILKKAETLV, encoded by the coding sequence ATGAAAGATATTCGAATTGCTCTGCTGGACATGAACAACAATCATGCGAATCAAGGTTTTAGAAACATTAAAGAGATTTCCGAAACTTTTCAGCAGAACTCTGAAGAAAATGTGGTGATCAAGACGTTTGATGTAAGATATAAAGATGAAATGCCCGAAATCGGAGACTTTGATATTTTTATTTCTTCAGGCGGGCCCGGAAATCCACATCGGGAAGGTCTTGCCTGGGAAGACAGATATGCTGATTTTCTGGATGCTGTTTTCGAGCATAATAAATACCATGACGATAAAAAGTATCTTTTCCTGATCTGCCATTCATTCCAGCTGGCAAGCATTCACTGGAACCTGGGAAATATCTGCAAAAGAAAGTCCTATTCTTTTGGGGTAATGCCTGTTCATAAAACAGAAGAAGGCAAAGACGAATTTTTATTCAAAAATCTTCAGGATCCTTTTTATGCAGTAGATTCAAGAGCTTACCAGTTTATTGAGCCGGATCATAACCGCTTTGAAGAGCTTGGAATGACTATCATGGCGATTGAAAAATTCCGTCCTCATATTAACCTTGAAAGAGCGGTAATGGCCGTTCGTTTTTCCGAAGAGATATTCGGGACACAGTTTCATCCGGAAGCCAACCCTGAGTCTCTGATCGAAAATCTGAAAGACGAAAAAAACAGAGAAGCCATGATCGAAAACTTCGGTATGGAAAAATACCTTGAAACTATGGACAGAATAGATGATGAAGACAAAATTATTCTGACCAGACATCAGATCCTTCCGAGATTCCTTCAGTTTGCAAGAAAAAACATTTTGAAGAAAGCTGAAACTTTGGTATAA
- a CDS encoding N-acetylmuramoyl-L-alanine amidase yields MRPINYIVIHCTATQPDVTIESIKRYWKENLKWKNPGYHYMIKADGEIVNTLPIDQVSNGVAGWNSQIINISYIGGIDKSNHPKDTRTREQKKSIVKLLRELKSKFPKARIQGHRDFPNVYKACPSFDAKKEYAGLS; encoded by the coding sequence ATGAGACCAATCAATTACATCGTTATACATTGTACAGCAACACAGCCGGATGTTACAATAGAAAGCATTAAACGGTATTGGAAGGAAAACCTGAAATGGAAAAATCCAGGGTATCACTATATGATAAAAGCTGATGGAGAAATAGTTAACACCTTACCAATTGATCAGGTATCCAATGGCGTAGCAGGGTGGAATTCCCAAATTATCAATATATCATACATTGGAGGCATTGATAAAAGCAACCATCCAAAAGATACAAGAACGCGAGAGCAAAAAAAATCTATTGTCAAGTTGCTAAGAGAATTAAAATCAAAATTTCCTAAAGCTAGAATTCAGGGACACAGAGATTTTCCCAATGTCTATAAAGCCTGCCCCAGCTTTGATGCTAAGAAAGAATATGCTGGTTTATCATAG
- the cphA gene encoding cyanophycin synthetase — MKIEKIQALRGPNIWSIRRKKLIQMRLDLEEMENYPTNKIEGFRERIEKLIPSLITHRCSEGVEGGFFHRVETGTWMGHVIEHIALEIQTLAGMDVGFGRTRETKTPGVYNVVFNYIEENAGIYAAEESVKIAEALIEGKDYDLNACIHRLKEIRERVRLGPSTGSIVEEAASRKIPWIRLGTNSLVQLGYGVNQQRFQATITGNTSSIAVDIACNKELTKRMLHDAAIPVPIGDLVVDEEGLDAVIRKIGYPIVLKPLDGNHGKGSSINVNDWEAAKTGLEHAQKYSRKVIVEKYITGYDFRILVINNKMVAAARRVPAHVVGDGELNLQQLIEKENKDPRRGYGHENVLTEIEIDKDTLELLDKLQYTLETIPQKGEIVYLKSTANLSTGGTSIDVTDMVHPENITMAERISKIIGLDVCGIDVMAENLTQPLKESGGAIIEVNAAPGFRMHLAPSEGLPRNVAAPVVDMLYPQGKPFTIPIIAVTGTNGKTTTTRLISHIVKSNGYRVGFTTSDGIYIQNTMLSKGDTTGPLSAEFILKDPTVEFAVLETARGGILRSGLGFSQCDIGVLTNIEEDHLGMNDIHTLKDLTRVKRVVLDSVKKSGWSVLNADNEYSMKIVNDLDSNVAIFSMDENNPHIVKFAKEGKITCVYEEGFVTIKKGDWKIRIGKAKDFPITMEGKARFMIENVLAASLASYLYGFGIEDISNSLRTFIPSAQLTPGRLNVFKFKNFKVLIDFAHNPSGYEAIEDYLKNVESTKKIGIISGVGDRRDNDIRECGKIAGRMFDHIIIRNEKHLRGRTEDEINGLIIEGMQSAGKDVSYEIIPKEIEALKHAIGMAEEGTFITALSDVISNAIDLVQEYQARELLEDDKNI, encoded by the coding sequence ATGAAAATCGAAAAGATTCAGGCACTAAGAGGTCCTAACATCTGGAGCATCAGAAGAAAGAAGCTGATACAGATGAGGTTGGACTTAGAAGAAATGGAGAATTATCCTACCAATAAAATCGAAGGATTTCGGGAAAGGATTGAAAAATTAATCCCATCATTAATTACACATCGCTGCTCGGAAGGAGTGGAAGGCGGTTTTTTCCATAGAGTGGAAACAGGTACCTGGATGGGACATGTCATTGAGCATATCGCCCTGGAAATACAGACGCTGGCAGGGATGGATGTAGGGTTTGGAAGAACCCGCGAAACAAAAACTCCGGGAGTTTATAATGTGGTATTCAATTATATTGAAGAAAACGCAGGGATTTATGCTGCAGAAGAATCTGTAAAGATTGCTGAAGCATTGATAGAAGGAAAAGATTATGATTTGAATGCATGTATTCACAGGTTAAAAGAAATCAGGGAGCGTGTCCGTCTTGGTCCTTCTACCGGAAGTATTGTAGAAGAAGCCGCTTCCAGAAAAATCCCATGGATCAGATTGGGAACCAATTCCCTGGTACAGCTGGGTTACGGAGTGAATCAGCAGAGGTTTCAGGCTACGATTACCGGAAACACAAGCTCTATTGCTGTTGATATCGCCTGTAACAAAGAATTAACCAAAAGAATGCTTCACGATGCTGCTATTCCCGTTCCGATTGGTGATCTGGTAGTGGATGAAGAGGGTTTAGATGCTGTGATCAGGAAAATTGGGTATCCGATTGTTTTAAAACCTTTGGATGGCAACCATGGAAAAGGCTCTTCCATTAATGTCAACGACTGGGAGGCCGCCAAAACAGGCCTGGAGCATGCGCAGAAATATTCAAGAAAAGTAATTGTTGAAAAATATATTACCGGTTATGATTTCCGTATCCTGGTAATTAATAATAAAATGGTGGCTGCGGCAAGAAGAGTTCCGGCCCATGTTGTTGGAGACGGAGAATTAAACCTTCAGCAGCTTATCGAAAAAGAAAATAAAGATCCGAGAAGAGGCTATGGGCATGAGAATGTCCTTACTGAAATTGAGATCGATAAAGATACCTTAGAATTACTTGATAAGCTTCAGTATACTTTGGAAACCATCCCTCAGAAGGGAGAGATTGTATATCTGAAATCTACGGCCAATCTTTCAACCGGAGGAACGTCCATTGATGTAACAGATATGGTGCATCCGGAAAATATCACAATGGCTGAAAGAATCTCCAAAATTATCGGGTTGGATGTCTGCGGTATAGACGTTATGGCAGAAAACCTTACACAGCCTTTAAAGGAAAGTGGCGGAGCTATTATTGAAGTAAACGCTGCTCCAGGGTTCAGAATGCACCTGGCTCCAAGTGAAGGCTTGCCAAGGAACGTGGCTGCACCGGTGGTAGATATGCTGTATCCTCAGGGAAAACCTTTTACCATTCCAATTATTGCAGTAACGGGAACCAATGGAAAAACGACCACAACAAGGCTTATTTCGCATATTGTAAAAAGTAACGGATATAGAGTGGGATTTACAACGTCAGATGGAATCTATATTCAAAATACCATGCTGTCTAAAGGAGATACGACAGGACCACTTTCTGCAGAATTTATTCTGAAAGATCCTACGGTAGAGTTTGCCGTTTTAGAAACAGCAAGGGGCGGTATCTTACGTTCAGGGCTTGGCTTTTCACAATGTGATATCGGAGTGTTGACTAATATTGAGGAAGATCACCTGGGGATGAATGACATTCACACTTTAAAAGATCTTACCAGGGTAAAACGTGTTGTATTGGACAGCGTTAAAAAGAGCGGATGGAGCGTATTGAATGCTGACAATGAATATTCCATGAAGATCGTGAATGACCTTGATTCCAATGTGGCGATTTTCAGTATGGATGAAAACAATCCTCATATTGTAAAATTTGCCAAAGAAGGAAAGATCACCTGCGTGTATGAAGAAGGTTTTGTAACCATTAAGAAAGGAGACTGGAAAATCAGAATAGGAAAAGCAAAGGATTTCCCGATCACGATGGAAGGTAAGGCCAGATTTATGATTGAAAACGTATTGGCGGCCAGCCTGGCGAGTTATCTGTATGGATTCGGAATTGAAGATATTTCCAATTCTTTGAGAACCTTTATTCCGAGTGCCCAACTTACTCCGGGAAGACTGAATGTTTTTAAATTCAAAAACTTTAAAGTTCTGATCGACTTTGCGCACAATCCTTCCGGATATGAAGCAATTGAAGATTATCTGAAAAATGTTGAATCTACCAAGAAGATCGGAATTATCTCAGGCGTTGGAGACAGAAGAGACAATGATATTAGAGAATGCGGAAAGATAGCAGGCAGAATGTTTGATCACATCATCATCCGAAACGAAAAACACCTTCGCGGAAGAACCGAAGATGAAATTAACGGATTGATTATTGAAGGAATGCAGTCTGCAGGAAAAGATGTAAGCTACGAGATCATTCCCAAAGAAATAGAAGCATTGAAACATGCCATAGGAATGGCAGAAGAAGGAACATTTATCACGGCTTTAAGTGATGTTATTTCCAATGCTATTGATCTGGTTCAGGAATACCAGGCGCGGGAGCTGCTGGAAGATGATAAAAATATATAG
- a CDS encoding cyanophycinase, which yields MKPVGKLIVIGGAVNKGSFAETDYDQNIEKNLNFFERGILRKIINESKLKENSVIEIVTTASQIPQIVGSEYKKAFEFLGAKNVNVLDIHNREEANSDAMVARANAADVMMFTGGDQLRLTSILGGTRFHDTVLLKYQEQDFIYSGTSAGAAAASENMIYQGSSSEALLKGEIKTTQGLGLIDNVIIDTHFVQRGRIGRLFQAVVNNPRTLGIGLGEDTGLFIHNDVMTAVGSGLVILVDGRFIKDTNLTNINLGEPISIDNLTVHVMSMNDHYDLTTKTLTIENSQFNPIPQDK from the coding sequence ATGAAACCTGTTGGAAAATTAATAGTTATCGGAGGCGCTGTAAACAAAGGCAGTTTTGCTGAAACCGATTATGATCAGAATATAGAAAAGAATCTTAATTTTTTTGAGCGTGGGATCCTGCGAAAGATCATCAACGAATCAAAATTAAAGGAGAATTCTGTCATTGAAATTGTAACAACTGCCTCTCAAATCCCTCAGATCGTAGGTTCCGAATACAAAAAAGCATTTGAATTTCTTGGGGCTAAAAATGTAAATGTTCTTGATATTCATAACCGCGAAGAAGCTAATTCTGATGCCATGGTGGCAAGAGCCAATGCTGCAGACGTCATGATGTTCACTGGCGGAGACCAGCTGAGACTGACTTCTATTCTTGGAGGAACAAGATTCCACGATACAGTTTTACTGAAATATCAGGAACAGGACTTTATTTATTCCGGAACTTCTGCAGGTGCTGCCGCAGCCTCTGAAAATATGATTTATCAGGGGAGCAGTTCTGAAGCACTTCTGAAAGGAGAAATCAAAACCACACAGGGATTAGGATTAATTGATAATGTTATTATTGATACCCACTTTGTACAGCGAGGCAGAATCGGGCGTCTTTTCCAAGCGGTAGTGAACAATCCGAGAACGCTGGGAATTGGATTGGGAGAAGATACAGGACTTTTCATTCATAATGATGTGATGACAGCTGTAGGCTCAGGTCTTGTGATTCTGGTAGACGGAAGGTTTATTAAAGACACCAACCTTACTAATATCAACCTTGGGGAACCAATTTCTATTGATAATCTAACGGTACATGTCATGTCTATGAATGACCATTATGATCTTACTACCAAGACACTGACGATTGAGAATTCGCAGTTTAACCCTATTCCACAGGATAAATAG